The Salinibaculum sp. SYNS191 genome has a window encoding:
- the dph2 gene encoding diphthamide biosynthesis enzyme Dph2, protein MSQDTTNGPEGDLRNTGMALKHDREWDYELDRIADAVSERDADTVGLQFPEGLKRRGPGVADDLRELLPDDVAVMISGQPCYGACDLDTYLMRRTDVFVHFGHSPMKESDSIIYVPLFSNVEVFPIMERCLDEELAPPEEDPDVGLVTTAQHMNKFDEMRTFLEDRGYTVHTRRGDDRLTHEGQVLGCNYASAEVDADQVLYVGGGKFHPLGLAMEHPEKKVVIGDPVNNVVKIADNEKFMKQRYASVHKAMDADTWGVIFCTKIGQGRWEQAQEIVQNNDDAYLITMDEVTPDRLTNFGMDAYVNTGCPRITTDDGPQFKKPMLTPGEYEIAIGEKPLDELEFDTFHGTW, encoded by the coding sequence ATGAGTCAGGACACCACGAACGGGCCCGAGGGCGACCTCCGGAACACGGGGATGGCCCTCAAACACGACCGGGAGTGGGATTACGAACTCGACCGCATCGCCGACGCCGTCTCCGAACGGGACGCCGACACGGTCGGCCTCCAGTTCCCCGAAGGGTTGAAACGGCGCGGTCCCGGCGTCGCCGACGACCTCCGCGAACTGCTCCCCGACGACGTGGCCGTGATGATATCCGGACAGCCCTGCTACGGTGCCTGCGACCTCGACACCTACCTGATGCGCCGGACCGACGTCTTCGTCCACTTCGGCCACTCGCCGATGAAGGAGTCGGACAGCATCATCTACGTCCCGCTCTTCTCGAACGTCGAGGTGTTCCCCATCATGGAGCGGTGTCTCGACGAGGAGCTGGCCCCGCCCGAGGAGGACCCGGACGTCGGCCTCGTCACCACCGCCCAGCACATGAACAAGTTCGACGAGATGCGGACGTTCCTCGAAGACCGCGGCTACACGGTCCACACCCGCCGCGGCGACGACCGCCTCACCCACGAGGGACAGGTGCTCGGCTGCAACTATGCGTCCGCGGAGGTCGACGCCGACCAGGTGCTGTACGTCGGCGGCGGCAAGTTCCACCCGCTCGGCCTCGCGATGGAACACCCCGAGAAGAAGGTGGTCATCGGCGACCCCGTCAACAACGTCGTGAAGATAGCCGACAACGAGAAGTTCATGAAACAGCGCTACGCCTCGGTCCACAAGGCGATGGACGCCGACACCTGGGGCGTCATCTTCTGCACCAAAATCGGCCAGGGCCGCTGGGAGCAGGCCCAGGAAATCGTCCAGAACAACGACGACGCCTACCTCATCACGATGGACGAGGTGACGCCGGACCGGCTGACGAACTTCGGGATGGACGCCTACGTGAACACTGGCTGTCCGCGCATCACGACCGACGACGGCCCGCAGTTCAAGAAGCCGATGCTCACGCCCGGCGAGTACGAGATCGCCATCGGCGAGAAACCGCTTGACGAACTGGAGTTCGACACCTTCCACGGGACCTGGTAA